The following are from one region of the Arachis duranensis cultivar V14167 chromosome 10, aradu.V14167.gnm2.J7QH, whole genome shotgun sequence genome:
- the LOC127742824 gene encoding uncharacterized protein LOC127742824: protein MPCALRRLFATVLIFCEPTDVRSLWDEFLACMVDDYASTSTTTSLTSDNDNNNFMPRIIQEEMSIEVPQEDLCSIERLNHDQSAAFRCIMNTIDRRESGVFFVDGPGGAGKTFLYRAIIADLRSKGHIVLVIASSGIATTLLPGGRTPHSRFKIPINAEPSSTCSISKQSDLAKLIRQTTAIIWDEAPMTNKETMESLDRTLRDILENNNPFGGKVMVMGGDFRQVLPVVPKGSKSQMISASIVKSHLWAFTKILHLRQNMQSLNDRDFAEYLMRTGDGIEPTICEDLVQIEVGMAIPWEDE from the exons ATGCCATGTGCTTTAAGAAGGTTGTTTGCCACCGTTCTAATTTTTTGTGAGCCAACAGATGTAAGAAGTCTGTGGGACGAGTTTCTTGCATGTATGGTGGATGATTACGCATCAACAAGCACTACAACCT CTCTAACCTCGGACAACGACAACAACAACTTCATGCCTAGAATTATTCAAGAAGAAATGTCCATCGAAGTTCCTCAAGAAGACCTGTGTTCTATAGAAAGATTGAATCATGACCAGTCTGCAGCTTTCAGGTGCATTATGAATACAATTGATCGAAGAGAAAGTGGAGTGTTCTTCGTGGATGGACCAGGAGGAGCAGGTAAGACATTTCTTTACAGAGCTATAATTGCAGACTTAAGAAGTAAAGGGCATATTGTATTGGTAATTGCGTCCTCAGGAATAGCTACAACTTTACTGCCTGGTGGTCGAACACCTCATTCTAGATTTAAGATCCCAATCAATGCAGAGCCATCCTCCACGTGCAGTATAAGTAAACAATCTGATCTTGCAAAACTGATTAGGCAGACGACCGCGATAATTTGGGATGAAGCGCCAATGACTAATAAAGAGACAATGGAATCACTGGACCGCACATTACGAGACATCTTAGAAAACAATAATCCATTTGGAGGGAAGGTGATGGTTATGGGAGGGGATTTTCGCCAAGTACTACCTGTTGTGCCGAAAGGAAGTAAGTCGCAAATGATTTCAGCTTCTATTGTTAAATCACATTTGTGGGCATTCACCAAAATTCTCCACCTACGACAGAATATGCAATCCCTTAATGATCGTGATTTTGCGGAGTATCTTATGCGCACAGGGGATGGGATTGAGCCTACCATATGTGAAGACTTGGTACAAATAGAAGTAGGCATGGCAATACCATGGGAAG
- the LOC107469027 gene encoding uncharacterized protein LOC107469027, with amino-acid sequence MNTIDRRESGVFFVDGPGGAGKTFLYRAIIADLRSKGHIVLVIASSGIATTLLPGGRTPHSRFKIPINAEPSSTCSISKQSDLAKLIRQTTAIIWDEAPMTNKETMESLDRTLRDILENNNPFGGKVMVMGGDFRQVLPVVPKGSKSQMISASIVKSHLWAFTKILHLRQNMQSLNDRDFAEYLMRTGDGIEPTICEDLVQIEVGMAIPWEGEASLHKLIEETFPNLQSHRWDASYMVERMILTPKNQDVQQLNDIVINQFPGDEQILASFDEVEGDTNNLYQQEYLNSISTGGLPPHMLKVKKGAPLMLLRNIDPKAGLCNGTRLLCRGTFQNMLDVEILTGHHSGKRAFLSRIKHKTTENSGLPFVLIRKQFSVRLSFALTKIVNNDYFSRTMLTEFFALNRADDQQSRHLLYRKIPEYYSWHSKEKEWRRRRSQKRVIGRIYTGLDNRR; translated from the coding sequence ATGAATACAATTGATCGAAGAGAAAGTGGAGTGTTCTTCGTGGATGGACCAGGAGGAGCAGGTAAGACATTTCTTTACAGAGCTATAATTGCAGACTTAAGAAGTAAAGGGCATATTGTATTGGTAATTGCGTCCTCAGGAATAGCTACAACTTTACTGCCTGGTGGTCGAACACCTCATTCTAGATTTAAGATCCCAATCAATGCAGAGCCATCCTCCACGTGCAGTATAAGTAAACAATCTGATCTTGCAAAACTGATTAGGCAGACGACCGCGATAATTTGGGATGAAGCGCCAATGACTAATAAAGAGACAATGGAATCACTGGACCGCACATTACGAGACATCTTAGAAAACAATAATCCATTTGGAGGGAAGGTGATGGTTATGGGAGGGGATTTTCGCCAAGTACTACCTGTTGTGCCGAAAGGAAGTAAGTCGCAAATGATTTCAGCTTCTATTGTTAAATCACATTTGTGGGCATTCACCAAAATTCTCCACCTACGACAGAATATGCAATCCCTTAATGATCGTGATTTTGCGGAGTATCTTATGCGCACAGGGGATGGGATTGAGCCTACCATATGTGAAGACTTGGTACAAATAGAAGTAGGCATGGCAATACCATGGGAAGGTGAGGCATCATTACACAAATTAATAGAAGAAACCTTTCCAAATTTGCAATCTCATAGGTGGGATGCATCTTATATGGTGGAGAGAATGATATTGACACCCAAGAATCAAGATGTGCAACAGCTTAATGATATAGTCATCAACCAATTTCCGGGAGACGAACAAATTTTAGCATCCTTTGATGAGGTAGAAGGAGATACAAATAATCTGTATCAACAAGAATATCTTAACTCGATCTCCACAGGTGGATTGCCACCTCATATGTTGAAGGTAAAAAAAGGTGCTCCTCTGATGTTACTGAGAAACATAGATCCCAAGGCGGGCTTATGCAATGGCACAAGGCTACTATGTCGAGGAACTTTTCAAAATATGTTAGACGTGGAAATCTTAACAGGCCATCACTCTGGAAAAAGAGCTTTTCTGTCTCggataaaacacaaaacaactGAGAACTCAGGACTACCCTTTGTGCTTATTAGAAAACAATTTTCTGTAAGGTTGAGTTTTGCCTTAACGAAAATAGTTAATAATGACTATTTCTCAAGAACAATGCTCACTGAATTCTTTGCACTTAATCGGGCCGATGACCAACAATCTAGACATCTTTTGTACAGGAAAATTCCAGAATATTACAGTTGGCACAGCAAGGAAAAAGAATGGCGTCGACGTAGGTCACAAAAGAGAGTTATCGGTCGGATCTATACCGGTTTGGATAACAGAAGGTAA